From Caretta caretta isolate rCarCar2 chromosome 9, rCarCar1.hap1, whole genome shotgun sequence, one genomic window encodes:
- the SERTM2 gene encoding serine-rich and transmembrane domain-containing 2, whose product MTEIYFKYRGNLTGRVHLPTLATEVNTTADKYANLYMYVGLFLTLLAILLILLFTMLLRLKHVISPITTSPESTENAHQFTDVEMHSRIPSIQ is encoded by the coding sequence ATGActgagatttattttaaataccgTGGAAATCTTACTGGCCGTGTCCACTTGCCAACCCTGGCTACAGAAGTAAACACGACAGCAGATAAATATGCCAACCTGTACATGTACGTTGGCTTGTTCCTAACGCTCCTGGCCATCCTTCTCATACTACTCTTCACCATGCTCTTACGCCTGAAGCACGTGATCTCCCCAATCACCACCTCTCCAGAAAGCACAGAGAATGCACACCAGTTTACAGATGTAGAAATGCACAGCAGGATTCCTAGCATTCAATGA